A single window of Polyodon spathula isolate WHYD16114869_AA chromosome 2, ASM1765450v1, whole genome shotgun sequence DNA harbors:
- the LOC121302057 gene encoding selenocysteine insertion sequence-binding protein 2-like isoform X5, giving the protein MASKAQTKGSKLSPDVKPFVPKQICYKSTLEPPEADVLPPYLTTCNPYVQGLCAEEQIYTENINCNRSQQNLSALSLAATSAAEYSPPCSAKPAINKRAHASFQNRDGYTRNCSNTRQNKNTEGPCDSSGEFSASVQSSKARNPKFESGIRGQESNKNPADVSLREVNPQKAGVITSDRSRKPKTHPKEADSFEVTLADFPELETSAICSPVQSVQHNPKSTWASALPSSTNHSQIVRPDTLLPHSNKNKLPRREETALPPQNSTNENVDSSTHSISLQAAQSSESSLPSSRPASSWANIASLPPKKPAPKELPRSVTDPKQKPGAIQQKPGEGDMEEPTEKKKKKKRKKPKLPGNAPVPEETTAVVQELPKFEDEDEFPDLAGASGNTNKAHRSANQSIFCSSVAKKQHEIPDNTGCVGTSVHSTAERVVSSKDQKTAKIPTSQAICNTTETKIVQKAVKTSGKKSNNPVQFDLGDMLQVLERKQQAQKSKQDAKPVVLSVGGALPMVPKNPLVQKKHPRQLEKVAHNPLDSTSPLVKKGKQREVPKAKKPSPLKKIILKEREERKQCRLLEEQGLNPATELAVSNVQNEEQFEEELEGHESLNTTDFTDGQSTPDVPDQLEEEQKKTDELTPVENQAGSKRPKIHSRRFRETIFIKPLNFRLKPGTLMKRWLQVWRKVKDMMTRMSFPKICLPCRTQLSRPLNLMNQNT; this is encoded by the exons ATGGCATCGAAAGCACAGACCAAG GGAAGCAAATTATCGCCTGATGTTAAACCTTTTGTTCCAAAGCAAATTTGTTACAAAAGCACACTTGAACCCCCAGAAGCAGATGTCTTGCCCCCCTACTTGACTACCTGCAACCCATATGTCCAGGGGCTATGTGCAGAAGA gcAGATATACACAGAGAACATCAACTGCAACAGATCTCAACAGAATCTCTCTGCACTGTCTTTGGCAGCTACCTCTGCTGCAGAATATTCTCCTCCTTGCTCTGCGAAGCCTGCAATAAACAAGCGTGCACATGCTTCGTTCCAAAATAGAGATGGCTACACCAGAAATTGCAGTAACACCAGACAAAACAAGAACACAGAAGGGCCATGTGATTCATCAGGGGAATTTTCAGCCTCTGTGCAGTCATCAAAG GCACGAAATCCAAAGTTTGAATCTGGCATTCGGGGACAGGAATCAAATAAAAACCCAGCTGATGTATCTTTGCGTGAAGTAAACCCACAGAAAGCAGGTGTGATTACATCAG atagaAGTCGAAAACCTAAAACTCATCCAAAGGAGGCTGACTCATTTGAAGTTACACTTGCAGATTTTCCTGAACTGGAGACTTCTGCCATTTGTAGCCCTGTTCAGTCAGTCCAACACAATCCTAAATCAACATGGGCTTCAGCTTTACCATCGAGTACTAACCACAGTCAGATTGTTAGACCAGACACACTGCTTCCTCATTCAAATAAG AATAAACTTCCAAGAAGAGAAGAAACTGCCCTCCCTCCACAAAATTCTACAAATGAAAATGTGGATTCAAGTACACATTCCATTTCATTGCAAG CAGCCCAGTCTTCGGAGAGCTCCTTGCCTAGTTCTCGTCCTGCATCGTCTTGGGCTAACATTGCTTCACTGCCACCCAAGAAGCCTGCTCCAAAAGAATTGCCTCGTAGTGTGACAGATCCCAAACAAAAACCAGGAGCTATACAG CAGAAACCAGGTGAAGGAGACATGGAAGAACccactgagaagaaaaaaaagaagaaaaggaagaaacCAAAGCTACCAGGCAATGCTCCAGTGCCCGAAGAGACCACAGCTGTAGTTCAAGAGCTGCCTAAGTTTGAG GACGAGGATGAATTCCCTGATCTGGCAGGTGCGTCTGGCAATACTAACAAAGCACATCGTTCTGCAAACCAGAGCATCTTCTGCAGCAGCGTTGCAAAGAAGCAACATGAG ATACCAGACAATACAGGTTGTGTTGGTACATCTGTTCATTCAACTGCCGAGAGAGTCGTGTCATCAAAAGACCAAAAGACTGCAAAGATACCAACAAGTCAGGCTATTTGTAACACTACAGAAACAAAGATAGTACAG AAAGCTGTGAAGACAAGTGGTAAAAAGAGCAACAATCCAGTGCAGTTTGATCTTGGTGACATGCTACAGGTACTGGAACGAAAACAGCAAGCTCAGAAATCCAAGCAGGATGCAAAACCAGTAGTACTCTCAG ttgGAGGTGCACTTCCAATGGTTCCTAAAAATCCCTTGGTGCAGAAGAAACACCCCAGACAGCTGGAAAAAGTGGCTCACAACCCCCTGGATTCCACAAGTCCTTTGGTAAAGAAAGGCAAGCAGAGGGAGGTTCCAAAAGCTAAGAAACCATCACCTCTGAAAAAG ATCATTTTAAAGGAAAGGGAGGAAAGGAAACAGTGTCGGTTACTGGAAGAACAGGGACTGAATCCAGCAACTGAACTCGCAGTATCAAATGTACAGAATGAGGAGCAGTTTGAAGAAGAACTTGAGGGTCATGAATCTTTAAATACCACAG ATTTTACAGATGGTCAAAGCACTCCTGATGTGCCCGATCAGCTAGAAGAAGAGCAAAAGAAGACCGATGAACTGACTCCTGTTGAGAACCAGGCTGGCTCTAAAAGGCCCAAAATACACAGCAGGAGATTTAGAGA GACCATTTTCATAAAACCATTGAACTTTCGTCTGAAGCCAGGAACGCTTATGAAGCGATGGTTGCAAGTTTGGAGAAAGGTGAAGGATATGATGACCAGGATGAGTTTCCCCAAAATCTGCCTGCCTTGCAGGACACAGCTCAGCCGACCTCTGAATCTGATGAACCAGAATACA TAA